Part of the Ascaphus truei isolate aAscTru1 chromosome 16, aAscTru1.hap1, whole genome shotgun sequence genome, AAGAATTATCACTGAATGATTTAACCCCATTTTCCAAGTCCTAAATCCTGTCTATTTAATTTATAACGTGCATACCATTATGCATTAAAATAACTTGCATACAGTACGTATTCAGAATTCCTCCAGTAGctttctgttattttttttattattattcagctcttaatgccatttgtTAATGAATTTTAAAGCATcctctgatttctatagcaggctttagtccacctccccagcagtgcaaggtgtttgcaacactttcctctttgggataatttgttgccaatattcccagcagtttgagcaatAAACTGTATCTATAGATAATGCTACCACCTtagtataaggatacattgtagctgctgagttacactgactgaagcagccattatgttagtcacacaatcaggatttttacagatttataacaggaccaccaaacgattgccagcttaggtaagaatatagaattatacattgccacatgctttacatataagaataaaagaaataaaaattaaaaaaaaaaggggtggggggataTAGTATTGCTTCTTAGTATTTTGGACGGCTCATTAATATACCTGCCACTGTGGGTAGTATCAGAAATGCTTTATAACTTTGCACTAATCGTTGCAACCTTGGAATCATTGCTCCGTCCTTTCCTCTGCAAGTTAGAACCTAACCAAAGTAGCACGCATTCTATATATGAGTATATTTGCTGTTGTAGATGAGAGTTCAGATATTTGGAATCCGAAAACCCTGAGTCAGCAAAATGCAGCCAATAGCATCGTATCAAATTTGTCTCGGACCATTTCCATCTCTGATTTATAGTTTTTACAAAAATACCTTGGATTTTAAATCCTATATTAATAATGGTAGAGAAGATTTTAGGATCAAATGTTTCCACCATAACACCAGTGTATTTACAGTAAGATAGCACCATTTAAGTAGCCCATTAGTTACTTACACACACTCATGCCAAATGTACTGTACCATATTTAGTTTGTAAATACACAccacccctgtaagctcagaactcAAATCcgccacatcatatatattgtgaCCTCGTGTTCAACACAAAATAAAAAGGCCCAGTGCTACATGTAACTTGACATATTCTATAATTAAATCGTTATCTGTTTATAAGCAagtgtcatttagttcaattctttggccaaagtattttaagcctacaaccacttCACGGTATGGCCCGTCTGTAGGTCCTAACCACTGCTGATATAATATGTCACGTTACATGTAGCACTAGGCCTATTTATCTTTTGTTGTATTCAGATTTATTTTGTGTCACACCTTCTGCCATTGACCGTACAGTACACATTTCTTTACTGGTGTGTGCCAATTGTGAGAGGTATAACTAGTGGTCAGCTGGATGCTACAATGatttataaatcttttttttcCTCAAGAGTGGAACTAAATAAACTTTGGACACTAGGAGGTGGATAATTATACTTGATGGCAGTATAGTGCGGCATGGTCATTTTCATGGGGGCTTGAGGGGGAGATGAACATATACTTTATCTAGTTTATTATTTCCACTCCCTTAAGCATCACGCCACATTCTGTAAATGGGATTCAAATTAATACAGTATTGTCATGATGTAAAGTCTTCATATAGTATGTTGTAAAATATATTATTTCCAATCGGCGGATAAGAAATGTATGTACATCAAGGTTACAATAAAagagcaagacatgttagggacaggTTACCACACACTGCGACTCCCACACTGGTCATCCGGTCGCGTATTCTCAGCCAAATGGAACGTCCAGGGCCTTTATCCACGGGGGACACCAGCTCCTGTAAGCAGTTTCCTCCGTCCTGGTTTATCAGGCTTTCGCCCCGTTTGCAGCGTTGTGTGGTCCCTCCACACTATTGGGAATTGCCGACCTCACGTGGCAGCGTTCCGACGAGTGCTCGTGACGTTAGAAGACTCCCGTCGTGCTGTACTGAGACTCACGTATTCAAAGAGTCCCGAAAAGCACTACAGTTGAAGTTCAGCATGCAGTAAAGTCCCAGTACATTAATAATAGTGAAACATGCTATGAAAAGCACAGTTGTTGCCtcaattccaacgcgtttcgttagCGTCAGctaacttcatcagggaatattcAAATAATATTCGGAAGCACTTGATATAACCCACAAACCCCTGTGATTGGATCAGGGAGAGAAAAAACAACTGGCCAGAATTGAACAACTAAGAAATAACCCTGATAATTATACAATAGATTAAAATCAACAtatttaatacaatatatatatatatatatatatatatatatatatatatatatatatatatatatatactgtatgtaataaaaaaCGGGTTGAGGGAAAAAAACAAGGAACAAACAAACATAATACATAATATTAAATGATTGAATTAAAATCAATCTAAAAAATAAGAGAATAGAGTTAATAGCAGAATCAGCAATGGTAAAATCCTCAAATGACAAACTATTTATGGGAGTCGGTGAATGAGATATATAATGAAAATCCAACAGACAAAATGAACTGTACTGGTGATGAACTGAATGAGTGACATTAATGGATAGGGaatgaaaaaatgaaataaaaaatatatatataatgattaaATGGGAGAGTCAACTAAACCACTTGAGAGGAGACATAAGACACACAATCATggaatacatttattaaaatatataaataaattattcaTAATTTTAtatgtgaaaaaatgaaaaattctatacaaaaatgaataaaacTTGGGATGATATAAAATCATAAAGTGCAAGGTCATTAATATAACGACCAAACCTCAATCTCCTCATTAAGTCCCAGAGGAGCCAAAGTTTGCATTTTGTATATCCAAATTGTACCATTTGGGAGACGAGGAGGTGACCAGGTTAAATCATTGTTCAAACAAGAAAGCCTATGTATATTCAAAATGCAAACTTTGGCTCCTCTGGGACTAAAACCAGGACGAAGGAAACTGCTTACAGGAGCTGGTGTCCCCCGTGGATAAAGGCCCTGGACGTTCCATCTGGCTCAGAATACGCGATCGGATGACCAGTGTGGGAGTCGCAGTGTGTGGTAAcctgtccctaacatgtcttgctctTTTATTATAACCTTGATGTACATACATTACGTATCCGCTGATTGGGAAATGATATATTTTACAACATACTATGAGactttgcgctgtttttcttttctcttgtttaCTAGTGTTTTAGTTTGCTGAGCCACTCTAtacaagcagcagcagcagcatctcgATCACATTTACACAAGTTCTATTTTTATTCTGTTGTTTTTCTATCTCACATTTGTAATTTATTACTTACATCACTATAATTACACAGATTATTAAGCATTTTAATTTACTTGTATCACATCActtattataatatattttacatttcACTATTTGGTGTGCTGTGTATTTTTTCACTTTGTCATGATTGTCGTGATGTACTTGCATGTGAATTATACACAATCAAAATTGTAACTTTGCACATCTCTACAGTGTTGTAACGTATTTATAGCAAAACAGTGAAGCAGCTGTAcagtattttattatattatttatgttCAAATGGTCATCGGAAAAGTAGACCAAATGGTGATTTAAATATATTGCAAATGCTTAATTAGAAAAgtaatttattatttttggttataAAGCACCAGCATGTTCAGAAACCCATTTATAGAAGGGAAAAGAAAGACAATATGAAATATGCATGATAAAACACATCAAGTTAGCACATATGTATATAATAATTATGGGTGGCTGCAAGATACGACATTTACAGAAGATATGCAATTGTTTTTCTAGTACATGAACTACAATCAAACAGACAGCTGAAACAGCAGGCAGCAAGGTCTCCAGTGGGAGACAGGTACAGTGGAACAACCTCAACTTCAGGTCCAGATGACACTTTTGGAGACCCTGTTGAAGGAACTTCTCAGGCCCATGAAAAAcattctgtgtcactgtgtatgacATCTACGGTGTGCCGGGATTCTCTGTCTTCAGATGAAGAAGATACCATTAGTGATCCACCGACTCCACAGCAAGTGTCTAGCCGCTCCGTCTTGCATCAAGAGTCCAGTTTGCAAACTCACCAAAGCCAATTGATCAAGCACATGGAGAGTCAGACTTCTACATTAAGATCGGTTGATAAAAACTTAAAGCGTTTAGTTTCCGCACCTGTATGCCTTGGCAAGCATTTGAAGGACCTCTCTAAACAGGTAGGTTGCTTGTCTGCGTCTCTCAAAATGTTTAAAAATGACATGCTTGCAATACAGACAAGCCATAACACCTGTTTAGAGACGTTTGCTACCATTATGGAGAATCAGCAAGCTTCTATGCAGAGAATGGAAGACATTCTTTCCCAAATGAGTATGAACAATTGTGCACATGGCAGCTCAACAAGTATTAATCAACCACAGGTTACATCCCATGTTGAGATAACATCTACTAGTTCTCCTGTAGCCTTGAGGAGCATAAGGCCTCTAAGAAGAGCTACTCAAAACATTGATGTTCCGTTTAAAAAATCCAAACAAAAATAATGTcgggtgtattttgtatttttaatgtgttttgttttaatattgttgaattattgcaatgtttatttaaAGTTTacttacaagtaaaaaaaaataataataacttgtgCTCTTCTGTCTTTGGCCTAATTTTTTGGGGTTCAGGAGGAGGATGGAACATTGATCCTCAGTGTTGCTAAGCCAAGTATGGCTATTACGCCTCTCCGCGTAGTGTTGGTAAGCATGGAGCACGAACCGGTGCTGTATCCAATTTAAGAATATAGACCACTCAATAGTAGTCTGTTCCAGTGCCTACTACCTATGCCAAAAACGATAGATTCAAGTCCATAATTATACCCTTATTTTGCCTGATTAATGTGGTTTCAGCACTGGCTGAGTAAAAAAGATAAAGATATCAGATATCCACTACCATTCATGGGACCGATTTTAATCAAATGCCGGTACAGCTTAGCAAAGCTGATCCGACGTTAACTCCCATAGACTGAAATAATAACGCCAGATAAGGTGTGCTAACATGTACAGGTGCATAATAAATCTCTACTTATAAGTGAAATATAAAACTAATAAATATGAAGATAACTTGTGCAGTAAAGATTGAAAGGTGTAATGAAAGGGCCATATTTAAAATATGAAACCTtatgcaaaatatatattataaatatctgTTAGAGTACATTAATACTCTGCCCTATGTGAAACTGTTTGGAAAGAGCAATGCCTAAAATTGATGCATCATGGTTTGGTCCGGTAAGTCTGAGAATCAAAATAGAAGTAACCCTGGCAGTACTAACATCACGCAAGTAGGAATATGGATACCAATATTATTAAAACTCCTCTAACGTATAGTATGTGATAACATCGGAGTATTAACATCATGCAAGTAGGAACATGtgtactgttgcagggtacatgcaactacacacgcgggttctttggataaggcttatttatttgagccttaaaacatacagcacaccaaaacaaagagcttctcatcagcaaacaaaagaaaaacagctttttcttcagcagaaaaaCATAATATCTTCTTTTTAGCAGATAGAGTAAAAtaggttctctttagcagacaaaacaaaaataaggcagctactctgttgtatgcaggagacagacagttcatcacataagtactttgcaacacagaccttacatcagtaatctcttcagcactttCAGTCCTATCTCCTCACCAGCAAGGCATGTGtacacatcctggggtttttaacacaccttgattaggcagctgggattcaactaattgccatgagcttcccagctgaaattAACCTatccactgctg contains:
- the LOC142467290 gene encoding uncharacterized protein LOC142467290 isoform X5 — protein: MDGKPRKMSKKAADSSVWKSEHSEGQKYKVNNHMFSANKGILLPQRKDNPLLNSDICPRIKKEEEMDCRPYAVTCSQGNPVILPEVFVRIKKEDYSNLYGSVKEETRNAHIKGGLVFNPDTLLWIKQVDDPEITRHKDSQTQVHELQSNRQLKQQAARSPVGDRYSGTTSTSGPDDTFGDPVEGTSQAHEKHSVSLCMTSTVCRDSLSSDEEDTISDPPTPQQVSSRSVLHQESSLQTHQSQLIKHMESQTSTLRSVDKNLKRLVSAPVCLGKHLKDLSKQVGCLSASLKMFKNDMLAIQTSHNTCLETFATIMENQQASMQRMEDILSQMSMNNCAHGSSTSINQPQVTSHVEITSTSSPVALRSIRPLRRATQNIDVPFKKSKQK
- the LOC142467290 gene encoding uncharacterized protein LOC142467290 isoform X2, giving the protein MDCRPYAVTCSQGNPVILPEVFVRIKKEDYSNLYGSVKEETRNAHIKGGLVFNPDTLLWIKQVDDPEITRHKDSQTQVMTEPDVVAKVPTKRGPNPETTGTDVTTEKVKKRRPKFTASEVFVLVTTVLEHYDRLFGAKASKTPFAEKIAIWQIVLDNINSVGVMRRGMEETKKRWHDYKRRLKEKVADIRKQASNPEGGPLLNIHMTPLECRVADLFQLDRTHTFRTLNAAARSPVAQEQLHELQSNRQLKQQAARSPVGDRYSGTTSTSGPDDTFGDPVEGTSQAHEKHSVSLCMTSTVCRDSLSSDEEDTISDPPTPQQVSSRSVLHQESSLQTHQSQLIKHMESQTSTLRSVDKNLKRLVSAPVCLGKHLKDLSKQVGCLSASLKMFKNDMLAIQTSHNTCLETFATIMENQQASMQRMEDILSQMSMNNCAHGSSTSINQPQVTSHVEITSTSSPVALRSIRPLRRATQNIDVPFKKSKQK
- the LOC142467290 gene encoding uncharacterized protein LOC142467290 isoform X4; protein product: MTEPDVVAKVPTKRGPNPETTGTDVTTEKVKKRRPKFTASEVFVLVTTVLEHYDRLFGAKASKTPFAEKIAIWQIVLDNINSVGVMRRGMEETKKRWHDYKRRLKEKVADIRKQASNPEGGPLLNIHMTPLECRVADLFQLDRTHTFRTLNAAARSPVAQEQLHELQSNRQLKQQAARSPVGDRYSGTTSTSGPDDTFGDPVEGTSQAHEKHSVSLCMTSTVCRDSLSSDEEDTISDPPTPQQVSSRSVLHQESSLQTHQSQLIKHMESQTSTLRSVDKNLKRLVSAPVCLGKHLKDLSKQVGCLSASLKMFKNDMLAIQTSHNTCLETFATIMENQQASMQRMEDILSQMSMNNCAHGSSTSINQPQVTSHVEITSTSSPVALRSIRPLRRATQNIDVPFKKSKQK